The Gemmatimonadaceae bacterium region GAGCTTCATCCGCCTACCGGAGACGTCGCAGGTCTTGTCGGTGACCTGACGCGCGACGTCCATGCGGCCCGCACTTCTTCCGGCGCCGCCGATCCACTGAGGAACGAGATCAGTGCATCGGCCAGCTCGTGGCCCCGCTGATATCTGTCGGCCGCGCGCTTGGCGAGACATTTCATGACAATTGCGGAAAGCTGCGGTGGAATGCGCGAATCCACGACGTCGGGCGCTGCCGCCGTCTCGGTTACGTGCTTGTAGCTGATCGAGTAACCATCCGCTCCGTCGAACGGCGGGAAGCCCAGCAGCGTCTCGTACATCACGACGCCAAGCGCATAGAGGTCGCTCCGTCCGTCGAGCAGCTTTCCCCTCGCCTGCTCGGGAGACATGTAGTGCGGCGTTCCCATGACGTTTCCCGTCCCCGTCATCCTCGCCCGGAAATGTCCCGTGGCAATGCCGAAGTCGGTCACCAGAGCGTTCTCGTCCTCATCGAACAGAATGTTGTCGGGCTTGATGTCGCGATGCACCAGTCCGTGCCGGTGCGCGTAATCCAGCGCGCACGCAACCTGCGCGGCAATCGCGGCGGTCCGCTCGGGCGGGAACGACCGGCGGTTGTTGATTCTGTCGGCCAGCGTTCCGCGCGCCAGATACGGCATCACGAGGTAGACCTGGTCGCCGACCGAGCCGAAGTCCGTGATCGGGCAGATGTGCGGATGCACGAGCTGCGCGGCGGACTCGGCTTCTCGCCGGAAGCGCTCGCGCATGTCGGCGTCGCGGGCAAGGTGGGGATGCATCACCTTGATCACCACCGGGCAATCGAGCGGGATGTGCAGCGCGTAATAGACGTTCGCCATCCCGCCCTCGCCAACGCGGTGCATCACGCTGTAGCGACCTCCGGTGACGTGGCGCAGCGCCGTTATGGCGGGATCCGGAGGAGTCGCGCTCCGGTTCGTGACCAGCGGCAGCAGCTCGCCGCAGCGAAGGCAGCGAGCGGCCGAGCCGCGATTCCAGGACCCGCAATCAGTACAGAACATTCTTACCCGCCGAACTGCATGCGCACGAAGTCATATGGTGGCCATGGGCCGGTCAGGTGGAAATCCAGAGCCGTCTGGCGCAGATCCTCCTTGGCGACCAGATCGGCGAACTCCGACCAGCGCTCCAGATCCACCAGAAATGAGGCCTGGGCAATCACGGAAGTCTCGCCTTGAGGGAGCGGGAGGGACACGGTGGCCGTCGCCTGCCCGCGCAGCACTCTCATGCTCTGCGATGCGGTGGCGAGGAGCTGCTTTGCGCTCTCCTTCGCTTCGGGACCTGTCGCGTTGACGGGATCGAAGCCGGCTGGCTTCGTGATCGTCAGCCGGGCTTGTCCGTGGCCTTCGATCGCCCCCATTGCCTGCGTGAGCGTGAAGTAATGCAGCTCCATCCAGCGGGCGAGACTTTCCCTCGACTTGAAGACGGTACCGGAAGGCGCGGGCAGTACCGCGGTGCTCGCCTGGACTTCCTCCAGCACCCTCGTGTACTCCGCCATCTCGCTCTCGTCGAGGACGACGCGCGCGTAGCGGCACGGCGCCACGACTGCCGCCAGCGACCGGAACTGCAGGAGAGAAGTTCCATCGGCCAGTGTATCGCGAAGCGCCGCCTCGTGCGCGGCGACGCCGAACAGTCGAAGGGCGTTTACAGGAGCTTGCGCCATCTGAGGAATGCGAGGAGGAGAGCGCCAAGGCCAAGTTGCAGTACGACCATCGTCCAGAAACCGTGGCCCGTGTGCGACAGGGGAATCTGGTCGAAGTTCATTCCCCACATGCCGCTCACGACCACGAACGGAAGCGATATGGTGGCGACGACGCTGAGCGCCTTCGTTACCATCCCGAGCTTGTTGGACACCTGTGTTAAGTAACTATCGAGAGTGCTGCTGAGCAACTCGCGATACGTCTCCAGCGAATCATTGATTCTGAGGACATGATCGTAGATGTCCCTGTAGTACACCTGCGATTCCGGCGAAAGCAGAGTGCTCGGACGGTTCGTCAGGACGCTGAACACGTCGCGTTCCGGGCCGAGATGCCTGCGAAGTGACAGCACCAGCCGCTTCACGCTGAATATCTCTCGCAACGCAGTCTGATCGAACGAAGCGAACACCTTCTCCTCCAGCCCGTCCATGAACGTTTCGAGCTGATCGAGTATTGGGAAATAGGCATTCACTGCTTCGTCAGCCACTGCGTGCATCAGTCTCGCCGGTCCCGAAGACGCGAACTCAGGCCATTTCTCCAGTACCTGCACGGTCGCCTCGACGGGACGCGAATGCGCGCCGTGCACCGTGACGAGGAAGTTGGCACCGAGAAAGCACGTGAAATTCACGGTCTCGATGTCGTACGGGTCCTCCGTGTCCTCGAGAAAGGCAACGGTTCGCACGATCAGGATTGCGAACGTGCTGTATTCCTCGAACTTGACCCGCGATTCGGGATTAAGACTGTCCTCAATCGCCAGGGGATGAAAATGAAAAACATCGCCCAGAAGAGCGACTTCGTCGGGCCGCCGGATGTCTATGTCCACCCACAGCGTTCCCTTCCCCGAAGCGAGAATGGCGCGCATGTCGTCCACTTCGACGTGCGTGCGCGAATCACCCCCCGAGGAATCGTGATACCAGCTCCACGGAGCCGCGCGCGCCGGATCCACGGCTCTCACGGCCGCTTCCTGGCCAGCGGTCAAAACGGTGGCGGTGGCTTCCGGGTGAATGCCGTGATGCCTGGTCATTACGCTCGATTGACGGAGGAGTGCGGTGGCCGCATCAAGTTAGCCGCGTACGCTCGAGGGAGTCAGAGGCGCGTTGTTCACGCGAGGGCGGCAAGGTGCGCCATGCAGGCCGCGCCGAGGCGGTCGGGAGCGTAGCCACCTTCGAGCGAGCTGACCACTCTTCCGCCGCACCACGCATTGGCCCGCTCGACGAGCGAACGCGTGAGCGCAGAGACGTGCTCAAGCTCCAGCGTGAATCCGCCGAGCGGGTCGCCGGCGAGCGAATCGAAACCGGCCGAAATGAGAATCAGATCCGGCGTGAATCCCGCCAACGCCTGGTCAATGCCGCGCTCGATCGCGTCGACGTATTCCTCCGGCGCGAGCCCGGCTGCCATCGGCACGTTCCAGACGCTATCGTGAGGCCCGCGATCGTCTGCCGCACCGGTGCCCGGATACCACGGCCACTGGTGCATGGAGACGAAATGGATGTCGGGCTCGCTTTCCACCAGCGCCTGCGTCCCGTTTCCGTGGTGGACGTCCCAGTCCACGATGAGAATTCGCCTCAGCGAGTGGCGAGACCTCGCGTAATGCGCCGCGAGCGCGACATTCCCGAACAGGCAGAATCCCATCGCACGGTCGCGAAGCGCATGGTGTCCCGGTGGGCGCACGGCGCAAAAGGATCGGAGGTTGGCGCCCGATACCGCGCGGTCCACTGCGTCGAGCACGCATCCCGCCCCGGCCGTCGCAGCCGCCCACGAGCCGGCGCTTGCAACCGTGTCGTTGTCGAGCTGCGCACCGCCGTCGGCAGCCGCGCGCTCGACGAGCGCGATGTATGCGGGATCGTGCGCCAGCGCGAGCTCGTCCGGTGTCGCGTGCCGCCCCTCGAGATGCTCGACGCTCTCGAACAGGGCAGGCTCATTCCGCAGCGCGCGGGTTATTGCGCGCAAACGGCCGACATGCTCGGGATGTCCCCAACCCGTGTCATGCCGGCCGCAGTCCGCGTGCGAAATGAAGCCGACCTTCATCGCACGTCCCTGGCTCTATCTGACAGGCCTCCGCCTGCGCCACGCCACGAGAAGAGTCGAGCCGTTTTTCACTCCGGACTCCGACAGCGATTCGTTCTCGTGGAGAACCTCGAAGCCGCGCAATTTCACGACGAATTCGTCATCCGGCACTCCATTCGGATAGAACGCCTCGAGAGCAGCCGCCTTGACCGCCGCGACGGACTCGGTATCGGCCGCATCCACGCGCAGTGTGTCCCACAGCTCGGCTGCCTGCACGCGCAGATGCAGCACCTGACCGTTACCGCCGCCGACGACGATCACGTCATCGCCGGTGCGCAGCTCGGTCACGAATGGTGTCGTCACGCGGTGGCTCCCGCGGGAACGGCTTCGGTGCCGACGGCCATGGAATCGGATGTCGGGAGCGTCGCGAGAAAGCGCGCGACCTGCTGGTCGAACAGGTACGTCGAGCCGGTCACCCTGGTCTCACCGCCGGCCGGCGCTGTGCCGATCGCGATTTCCTCGCCGCCCTGGCCGCGGAACGTCGCGTAGCTTGACCCTTCCTTCTCCAGGAACGCAGCGTAGATGCCATTTCGACGAGAGAAAAACGCTTTGGCGGCGGCGATGACCTCGACCGGAGAGGCCGTCGTGACCACCTCCTGGAGTGTGCGCCCCTGCTGTGAATTCACTGAAGAAGCCATCTGGTTATTGAAGAATCTCTGGATGAAAAAAAGCGCGGCCTGCAACACTCGCGCTCAACGCAATCTACCGGCCAGCGGAGCCACGCGACAAGGCGAGCCGTTATGACGCTACCCGCCGCACCGCCTCGAAGATCAGCCGCGTTCCGAAATGAAGTGATTTCACGGGAACCCGCTCATCGTGACCATGCATCCGCTCCTCGTCCGGCTGCTCCATGGGAAAGGGGAGTATGCCGTACGCCTGGATGCCGATCCGGCGCAGATGCGCGCTGTCGGTGCCGCCGGTGCTCAGATACGGAACGACGGTCATATCAGGATCGAGCTTCCCCGCCGCTTCGGCGATCGCGGCGAACATTGCTGAGTCGGGGTCCGATCCCGGAGCCTCCTGGCCATGTGTGCTGATGGCGATGGAGACTCCCGGATCATCGAGCCATGCAGTCATGCGATTGACGATGTCCTCGATCCGGTGACCGGGAATCGTCCGCACGTTCAGCACCGCGCTCGCCTCCGCGGGGATGACGTTGCCAGCGATCCCGCCCATCAGCCTCACGGCGGAAATGCCGTTTCGCATCACGGCGTTGAGTACGGGCATCCCGGAAAGGACCTCCGCTCCGCGAGCCGACTCGGCTGCATCCTCCGAAACGAGTGCCGCCATCGCCTCGCGCTCCTGCTCGACCGGCCAGACGCGGGACAGGAGACCGAAGAATCGGCGCGTCGTCTCGGTGAGCGTCACTGGCTCCCTGTATTCGGCCAGTTTCGCGAGCGCACGCCCGAGGTGGAAGATCGCGTTGCCGGCGAGAGGTATGGCGGCATGTCCCGCCGGGCCGCTGGCGGTAACGGTGACCATGTGCGAGCTCTTCTCCGTCGTCTGGATGGCGAGAAAGCGCTTGCCACCCTCGATGATCCGGGCGCGGCCGCCCTCGTTGATCGCGAACTCGGCGTCGAGAAGATCGCGATGCTCGCGCACCAGCCATTCCATGCCGAACGCGCCGCCCGACTCCTCGTCGGAGGTCGCGACGAATACGACGTCTCGCGCCAGCTCGACGCCAGCGTCAACGACGAAGCGCTTGAGCAACAGCATCGCCATCAGGTTGGCGGCGAGCATCCCTTTGTCGTCGATCGCGCCGCGCCCATAGAGGTAACCATCGCGCACCACTCCGCCGAACGGATCGCACGACCATTTCTCCTTTTCGACGGCGACGACGTCCATGTGCGCCAGCAGCATCACGGGACGCCTGGCTCCATTCCCTTTCAGGCGAGCGATAACGGCGGCGCGATCGGGACCCGGAATAAGGAGCTGGCTCTCGATTCCATCACCTTTGAACAACGTCACGAGATGCTCGGCGAGCGGCAGCTCGTTGCCCGGCGGATTTGTCGTGTCGAATCTGATCAGCGCCTGGAGCTGCGACAGCGTCTCCGCTTCGATGGCCGGCCAGTCAGCTTC contains the following coding sequences:
- a CDS encoding protein kinase, which encodes MFCTDCGSWNRGSAARCLRCGELLPLVTNRSATPPDPAITALRHVTGGRYSVMHRVGEGGMANVYYALHIPLDCPVVIKVMHPHLARDADMRERFRREAESAAQLVHPHICPITDFGSVGDQVYLVMPYLARGTLADRINNRRSFPPERTAAIAAQVACALDYAHRHGLVHRDIKPDNILFDEDENALVTDFGIATGHFRARMTGTGNVMGTPHYMSPEQARGKLLDGRSDLYALGVVMYETLLGFPPFDGADGYSISYKHVTETAAAPDVVDSRIPPQLSAIVMKCLAKRAADRYQRGHELADALISFLSGSAAPEEVRAAWTSRVRSPTRPATSPVGG
- a CDS encoding magnesium transporter CorA family protein, translated to MTRHHGIHPEATATVLTAGQEAAVRAVDPARAAPWSWYHDSSGGDSRTHVEVDDMRAILASGKGTLWVDIDIRRPDEVALLGDVFHFHPLAIEDSLNPESRVKFEEYSTFAILIVRTVAFLEDTEDPYDIETVNFTCFLGANFLVTVHGAHSRPVEATVQVLEKWPEFASSGPARLMHAVADEAVNAYFPILDQLETFMDGLEEKVFASFDQTALREIFSVKRLVLSLRRHLGPERDVFSVLTNRPSTLLSPESQVYYRDIYDHVLRINDSLETYRELLSSTLDSYLTQVSNKLGMVTKALSVVATISLPFVVVSGMWGMNFDQIPLSHTGHGFWTMVVLQLGLGALLLAFLRWRKLL
- a CDS encoding histone deacetylase, whose protein sequence is MKVGFISHADCGRHDTGWGHPEHVGRLRAITRALRNEPALFESVEHLEGRHATPDELALAHDPAYIALVERAAADGGAQLDNDTVASAGSWAAATAGAGCVLDAVDRAVSGANLRSFCAVRPPGHHALRDRAMGFCLFGNVALAAHYARSRHSLRRILIVDWDVHHGNGTQALVESEPDIHFVSMHQWPWYPGTGAADDRGPHDSVWNVPMAAGLAPEEYVDAIERGIDQALAGFTPDLILISAGFDSLAGDPLGGFTLELEHVSALTRSLVERANAWCGGRVVSSLEGGYAPDRLGAACMAHLAALA
- a CDS encoding GvpL/GvpF family gas vesicle protein; protein product: MAQAPVNALRLFGVAAHEAALRDTLADGTSLLQFRSLAAVVAPCRYARVVLDESEMAEYTRVLEEVQASTAVLPAPSGTVFKSRESLARWMELHYFTLTQAMGAIEGHGQARLTITKPAGFDPVNATGPEAKESAKQLLATASQSMRVLRGQATATVSLPLPQGETSVIAQASFLVDLERWSEFADLVAKEDLRQTALDFHLTGPWPPYDFVRMQFGG
- a CDS encoding M20/M25/M40 family metallo-hydrolase, whose translation is MEADWPAIEAETLSQLQALIRFDTTNPPGNELPLAEHLVTLFKGDGIESQLLIPGPDRAAVIARLKGNGARRPVMLLAHMDVVAVEKEKWSCDPFGGVVRDGYLYGRGAIDDKGMLAANLMAMLLLKRFVVDAGVELARDVVFVATSDEESGGAFGMEWLVREHRDLLDAEFAINEGGRARIIEGGKRFLAIQTTEKSSHMVTVTASGPAGHAAIPLAGNAIFHLGRALAKLAEYREPVTLTETTRRFFGLLSRVWPVEQEREAMAALVSEDAAESARGAEVLSGMPVLNAVMRNGISAVRLMGGIAGNVIPAEASAVLNVRTIPGHRIEDIVNRMTAWLDDPGVSIAISTHGQEAPGSDPDSAMFAAIAEAAGKLDPDMTVVPYLSTGGTDSAHLRRIGIQAYGILPFPMEQPDEERMHGHDERVPVKSLHFGTRLIFEAVRRVAS